The Opitutales bacterium ASA1 genome window below encodes:
- a CDS encoding BLUF domain-containing protein, producing MSVFFIVYASSATVRFGRTDLLALLEKSRANNSRAGISGMLLYQDGNFIQVLEGDEAKVRALFDRIALDPRHAGVLVLHEGRRESRQFEGWAMAFRDLGSEEVRSMPGYSDWLNRPLTPARLAGDSALCWRLLEAFRQVVR from the coding sequence ATGTCGGTCTTCTTCATCGTCTACGCGAGTTCGGCGACTGTTCGGTTCGGGCGTACGGACTTGCTGGCGTTGCTGGAGAAGAGCCGGGCGAACAACTCGCGGGCAGGGATCTCCGGCATGTTGCTGTATCAAGACGGCAACTTCATCCAAGTGCTCGAGGGCGACGAAGCAAAGGTGCGCGCCCTCTTCGATCGGATCGCGCTCGATCCGCGACACGCGGGCGTGCTCGTCCTGCACGAAGGCCGTCGAGAAAGCCGGCAGTTCGAAGGGTGGGCAATGGCGTTTCGCGACCTCGGTTCGGAGGAAGTGCGGTCGATGCCGGGATACTCCGACTGGCTCAATCGACCGCTCACGCCGGCGCGCCTCGCAGGCGACTCGGCGCTGTGTTGGCGCTTGTTGGAAGCGTTTCGGCAGGTCGTGCGCTGA
- a CDS encoding AEC family transporter: MSLASGAVHPAPIVGVVSSLLPIFLLVGLGAALTAGGFLTPSFLRSLNRLAYYVGMPGLLFVSVSRATALDARPLLLSAVVLGSSLFALVLAYPIARLVRLPRTSVGTFVQSAFRGNLAFVGLPIVLHVFARPGAPASLEEIVPVVAMAIAPVMIAYNVLAVVVLVTSHQRINTESLRFMARQVATNPLVLAVAAGLVAAVAGLRLPGPLETTLQSLGGLAIPAALFGVGGTIVLAPLRERLAPAAVAAAIKIVATPLFALGLAVLFGLSHLDAVLAVMLCTTPTAAASFIMSTQMRGDPALASSAIALSTLASVGSLALALSFLPGS, encoded by the coding sequence TTGTCACTCGCTTCCGGCGCGGTGCATCCTGCGCCGATCGTGGGCGTCGTCTCCTCCCTGCTTCCCATTTTCCTGCTCGTCGGTTTGGGCGCGGCCCTGACTGCGGGCGGGTTTCTCACGCCTTCGTTTCTACGCAGCCTCAACCGGCTCGCCTACTACGTCGGTATGCCGGGTTTGCTCTTCGTCAGCGTGAGTCGCGCCACCGCGCTCGATGCACGCCCACTGCTGTTGTCGGCGGTCGTGCTCGGCTCCTCGCTGTTCGCGCTCGTCCTCGCCTACCCGATCGCCCGACTCGTGCGCCTGCCGCGCACGTCCGTCGGCACGTTCGTCCAATCGGCGTTCCGGGGAAACCTCGCGTTCGTCGGCCTGCCGATCGTGTTGCACGTGTTCGCCCGACCGGGCGCGCCCGCTTCTCTCGAAGAGATCGTTCCCGTCGTGGCCATGGCGATCGCACCCGTGATGATCGCCTACAACGTGCTCGCGGTGGTCGTGCTGGTGACCAGTCACCAGAGGATCAATACTGAGAGTCTCCGTTTCATGGCACGGCAAGTGGCCACGAATCCCCTCGTGCTCGCGGTCGCAGCGGGACTCGTCGCCGCCGTCGCGGGTTTGCGCTTGCCCGGTCCGTTGGAAACAACCCTTCAGTCGCTGGGTGGTCTCGCCATCCCCGCCGCGCTCTTCGGCGTAGGCGGCACGATCGTCCTCGCGCCGCTGCGCGAACGCCTCGCCCCGGCCGCGGTCGCCGCCGCGATCAAGATCGTCGCCACACCGCTGTTCGCCCTCGGCCTCGCCGTCTTGTTCGGGCTCTCGCACTTGGACGCAGTCCTGGCCGTGATGCTCTGCACGACGCCGACGGCGGCCGCGTCGTTCATCATGTCGACGCAGATGCGCGGCGATCCCGCACTCGCCTCCAGCGCCATCGCCCTGAGCACGCTCGCCTCGGTCGGGAGCCTCGCGCTCGCACTCTCTTTCTTGCCCGGTTCCTGA
- the rpiB gene encoding ribose 5-phosphate isomerase B, with product MDALPTVAIASDHAGFAYKTAIIEHLRKQGRVVQDFGTHSAESCDYPVFIRPCAEAVARGEYTYGIVLGGSGNGEAIVANKVRGIRCALVFSEDTARWGRGHNNANCMAIGERTVSVEQALAYVDVFLATPFDGGRHQRRVLQIEPA from the coding sequence ATGGACGCTCTGCCCACCGTCGCCATCGCTTCCGACCACGCTGGTTTCGCCTACAAGACCGCGATCATCGAGCACCTGCGCAAGCAGGGCCGAGTCGTGCAGGATTTCGGCACGCACAGCGCCGAATCGTGCGATTATCCGGTCTTTATTCGTCCATGCGCGGAAGCCGTGGCGCGGGGGGAATACACGTACGGCATCGTGCTCGGCGGCTCCGGCAACGGCGAGGCTATCGTCGCCAACAAGGTCCGCGGCATCCGCTGCGCGCTCGTGTTCAGCGAAGACACTGCCCGCTGGGGTCGTGGCCACAACAACGCCAACTGCATGGCGATCGGCGAACGCACGGTCTCGGTCGAGCAGGCTCTCGCCTACGTCGACGTGTTTCTCGCCACTCCGTTCGACGGCGGTCGCCACCAGCGCCGCGTCCTCCAAATCGAGCCGGCCTGA
- a CDS encoding metal-dependent hydrolase, which translates to MRERLADRSSVDRGCTRGSTHSHLLTPMKITYLSHSCIHIETGEHKILIDPFLTGNSRAPIAAHEVACDHILVTHGHDDHVGDTADIARRTGATIVANYEIATHFERQGLTTHGMYHGGKWDFPFGRVKMVVAHHGSGFSGGDGPFVYMGNPAGFVLTIEGKNIYHAGDTCAFLDMQLIARLSPLDLAFLPIGDNFTMGLEEASIALEFLRPKKAVPIHYDTWDVIKSDPGEFVLRCADANVEGIALAPGQSIEL; encoded by the coding sequence ATGCGTGAGCGGTTGGCCGACCGCTCGTCCGTCGATCGCGGCTGTACCCGCGGATCGACACACAGTCACCTCCTCACGCCCATGAAGATCACCTACCTTTCCCACTCCTGCATCCACATCGAGACCGGCGAGCACAAGATCTTGATCGATCCCTTCCTCACCGGGAACTCCCGCGCACCGATCGCGGCGCACGAGGTCGCGTGCGACCACATTCTCGTCACTCACGGGCACGACGACCACGTCGGGGACACCGCCGACATCGCCCGCCGCACCGGCGCGACGATCGTCGCCAACTACGAGATCGCGACCCACTTCGAACGCCAAGGGCTCACGACCCACGGCATGTACCACGGCGGCAAGTGGGACTTTCCCTTCGGTCGCGTGAAGATGGTCGTCGCACACCACGGCTCGGGTTTCTCCGGCGGAGACGGACCGTTCGTCTACATGGGCAATCCCGCCGGCTTCGTCCTCACGATCGAGGGCAAGAACATCTACCACGCGGGGGACACGTGCGCGTTTCTCGACATGCAGTTGATCGCCCGCCTTTCGCCGCTCGATCTCGCGTTCCTGCCCATCGGCGACAACTTCACCATGGGCCTCGAAGAAGCCTCGATTGCGCTCGAATTCCTGCGTCCCAAGAAGGCAGTCCCGATCCACTACGACACTTGGGACGTGATCAAGTCCGACCCCGGCGAGTTCGTGCTGCGCTGTGCCGACGCGAACGTCGAAGGCATCGCCTTGGCCCCTGGCCAATCGATCGAACTGTAG
- a CDS encoding dehydrogenase E1 component subunit alpha/beta: MTFPEPPEHLRRRRLAPADLAAIEEALLATYGWMHLSRSADNRILELFRQGRIKGTVTGGQGNETLAAALGLLLDKSVDVVSWTHRDLCGHLLWSGHLGDHLCQYLANSRSPTKGREGNVHHGDPAARSYPMISHLGAMLSNVLGGTDSQRRLGHPAVGVALFGDGGSSTGDVHESLNLASVLGLPVLFVVEHNHYAYSTPIREQFHGDSLVTRAAGYGIEGIRVNACDTEESLRALATAIEKVRTTSRPMLVEARTLRLRGHAAYDTCDYLPEGLQASWNAADGLPALRMRLVAAGAGSRVEAIEQANLRFLEDTLALALRVPGITPDDFTADVCAPTRLEPTWLPGGAPEKLTMAQALQRAHLKILTERPESLVLGQDIADYGGPFKVTEHLLEKFGRSRVINTPLAESSTVGYATGLALNGHRPIVEFQFADFATEASTQILLNAGTYHFRSGAKVPLVLRFPCGGGLTFGSFHSQDLEAIYLHMPGLKLLYPSTPQDAYNALLAAYEDDNPVLLFEHKRLYRMLKEDVAFDPDYRSVWKPRLVRQGTHGTIVTYGEMVHLVAEAVDYLAAEYEYSFDVIDLRALAPLDLDPVRASLARTHRLAVVHEGRLTGGFGAEIVARLTGELFHELDAAPLRIASLDSPVPFAPELEAVYRPTRDRIVDNLVRWLE, from the coding sequence ATGACGTTTCCCGAACCTCCCGAGCACCTGCGCCGCCGCCGTCTGGCACCTGCCGATCTTGCCGCCATCGAGGAGGCCCTTCTCGCCACCTACGGCTGGATGCACCTCTCGCGCTCCGCCGACAACCGCATCCTCGAACTCTTCCGCCAAGGCCGCATCAAGGGCACCGTGACCGGCGGGCAAGGCAACGAAACGCTCGCCGCCGCCCTCGGGCTCCTGCTCGACAAGTCCGTCGACGTGGTTTCGTGGACGCACCGCGATCTTTGCGGCCACCTGCTCTGGAGCGGTCACCTCGGCGACCACCTCTGCCAGTACCTCGCCAACTCCCGCAGCCCGACCAAGGGCCGAGAAGGCAACGTCCATCACGGCGACCCGGCCGCACGCAGTTACCCGATGATCAGCCATCTCGGAGCGATGCTCTCCAACGTCCTCGGCGGCACCGACTCGCAACGCCGCCTCGGCCACCCTGCGGTCGGCGTCGCTCTCTTCGGTGACGGCGGCAGCAGCACCGGCGACGTCCACGAATCACTCAATCTCGCCAGTGTGCTCGGCCTGCCCGTCCTCTTCGTGGTCGAGCACAACCACTACGCCTATTCCACGCCCATCCGGGAGCAGTTTCACGGCGACTCGCTGGTCACTCGCGCCGCCGGTTACGGCATCGAGGGCATACGGGTGAACGCCTGCGACACCGAAGAATCGCTCCGCGCGCTCGCCACCGCGATCGAAAAGGTCCGCACCACCTCCCGTCCGATGTTGGTCGAAGCTCGCACGTTGCGCCTGCGTGGCCACGCCGCCTACGACACGTGCGACTACCTGCCCGAAGGCCTCCAAGCCTCGTGGAACGCAGCCGACGGGCTTCCAGCCCTGCGCATGCGCCTCGTCGCCGCCGGAGCGGGCTCGCGTGTCGAGGCGATCGAGCAGGCCAATCTTCGTTTCCTCGAAGACACGCTCGCCCTCGCCTTGCGCGTGCCGGGGATCACGCCCGACGACTTCACCGCCGACGTCTGCGCCCCCACCCGCCTCGAACCCACGTGGCTCCCGGGCGGTGCGCCCGAGAAACTCACGATGGCGCAGGCGCTCCAGCGCGCCCACCTCAAGATCCTCACCGAGCGCCCCGAATCGCTCGTCCTCGGCCAAGACATCGCCGACTACGGTGGGCCGTTCAAAGTCACCGAGCACCTCCTCGAGAAGTTCGGTCGGTCCCGCGTGATCAACACCCCGCTCGCCGAGTCCTCCACGGTCGGGTACGCCACCGGGCTCGCCCTCAACGGCCACCGCCCGATCGTCGAATTCCAGTTCGCCGATTTCGCCACCGAAGCCTCCACTCAGATCCTCCTCAACGCCGGCACCTACCATTTCCGATCCGGTGCCAAGGTGCCGCTCGTGCTGCGCTTCCCATGCGGCGGCGGCCTCACCTTCGGCTCGTTCCACTCCCAAGATCTCGAGGCGATCTACCTCCACATGCCGGGGCTGAAGCTCCTCTACCCGAGCACCCCGCAAGACGCCTACAACGCGCTCCTCGCCGCCTACGAGGACGACAACCCCGTCCTCCTCTTCGAGCACAAGCGCCTCTACCGCATGCTCAAGGAGGACGTCGCCTTCGATCCCGATTACCGTTCGGTCTGGAAACCGCGCTTGGTACGCCAAGGCACCCACGGCACGATCGTCACCTACGGCGAGATGGTCCACCTCGTCGCCGAGGCGGTCGACTACCTCGCCGCGGAGTACGAATACTCGTTCGACGTGATCGACCTCCGCGCCCTCGCTCCGCTCGACCTCGATCCGGTCCGCGCGTCGCTCGCGCGCACGCACCGGCTCGCGGTGGTCCACGAGGGACGCCTCACCGGCGGCTTCGGTGCCGAGATCGTCGCCCGCCTCACCGGCGAACTCTTCCACGAACTCGACGCCGCACCCCTGCGCATCGCCTCCCTCGATTCGCCCGTCCCCTTCGCCCCCGAGTTGGAAGCCGTCTACCGGCCGACGCGCGACCGCATCGTCGACAACCTCGTCCGTTGGCTCGAATGA
- the kdsC gene encoding 3-deoxy-manno-octulosonate-8-phosphatase KdsC, translated as MNPHTSKPPLDPARWAHIRLFAMDVDGILTDGTVYISSDGTESKAFSVLDGLGIARVRDAGIALAWISGRYSGATTRRAEELAIRHLVQGRKDKENALRDLATHLGLSADQVCYMGDDDIDAPALRWAAIGVSVPTAMPEALEAADYVTTLPAGRGAVREICNHLLRTRSASAVS; from the coding sequence ATGAACCCGCACACGTCCAAACCTCCCCTCGACCCCGCTCGCTGGGCGCACATCCGGCTCTTCGCCATGGACGTCGACGGCATCCTCACCGACGGCACCGTCTACATTTCCTCCGACGGCACGGAATCGAAGGCCTTCTCCGTCCTCGATGGCCTCGGTATCGCCCGCGTCCGCGACGCCGGTATCGCGCTCGCGTGGATCTCCGGCCGTTACTCCGGAGCAACCACGCGCCGCGCCGAAGAGCTCGCCATCCGCCACCTCGTCCAAGGCCGCAAGGACAAGGAAAACGCCCTCCGCGACCTCGCCACACACCTCGGTCTCTCCGCAGACCAAGTCTGTTACATGGGCGACGACGACATCGACGCACCCGCCCTCCGCTGGGCCGCCATCGGCGTGAGCGTTCCGACCGCCATGCCCGAGGCGCTCGAAGCCGCCGACTACGTCACCACGCTGCCGGCCGGCCGCGGTGCAGTCCGGGAAATTTGCAACCACCTCCTGCGCACCCGATCCGCTTCGGCCGTGTCGTAG
- the lptB gene encoding LPS export ABC transporter ATP-binding protein, with product MNAPAADTPPTASAEGARPALTIQTRDLAKTYAKRPVVKGVNLRVASGEVVGLLGPNGAGKTTTFYMIVGLVPATAGDVLLDDQPITRLRMHQRARMGLGYLPQEASIFRKLSVEENVRAIAETLPLAKTQRNELVARQLEELGLTHLAKQKAYTLSGGERRRLEIARALVTDPAFLLMDEPFSGVDPISVAEVQRIVLSLKARGIGILITDHNVRETLRIVDRAYLIHDGRVLSEGTSDFLINDPQSRKFYLGENFNL from the coding sequence GTGAACGCGCCCGCCGCAGACACTCCCCCGACCGCCTCCGCGGAAGGCGCGCGCCCTGCGCTCACGATTCAGACGCGCGATCTCGCCAAGACCTACGCCAAACGCCCCGTCGTCAAAGGCGTCAACCTTCGCGTCGCCTCCGGAGAAGTGGTCGGCCTGTTGGGCCCCAACGGCGCCGGCAAGACGACCACGTTCTACATGATCGTCGGCCTCGTCCCCGCCACCGCGGGCGACGTCCTTCTCGACGACCAGCCCATCACCCGCCTGCGCATGCACCAACGCGCGCGCATGGGCCTCGGCTACCTCCCGCAAGAAGCCAGCATCTTCCGCAAACTCTCCGTCGAAGAAAACGTCCGCGCCATCGCCGAAACGCTCCCGCTCGCCAAGACGCAGCGCAACGAACTCGTGGCCCGGCAGCTCGAGGAACTCGGCCTCACCCACCTCGCGAAGCAAAAGGCCTACACACTCTCCGGCGGCGAGCGTCGACGCCTCGAGATCGCCCGCGCCCTCGTCACCGACCCTGCGTTCCTGCTCATGGACGAGCCCTTCAGCGGCGTCGACCCCATCTCCGTCGCCGAAGTCCAGCGCATCGTCCTCTCGCTCAAGGCCCGCGGTATCGGGATTCTCATTACGGATCACAACGTCCGCGAGACGCTCCGCATCGTCGACCGCGCCTACCTCATCCACGACGGGCGCGTCCTCTCCGAAGGCACCAGCGACTTCCTCATCAACGATCCCCAGAGCCGCAAGTTCTACCTCGGCGAAAACTTCAACCTCTGA
- the hprK gene encoding HPr(Ser) kinase/phosphatase: MPTPKRRQTAGITVEHFFEAHRDKLRLELIAGAKGMRRIIREGSVNRLALALSGFFRYFAYKRLQVMGAAEMNYLKTLTASRQEYIFTELARRRIPCLVLSRNYQGTPAMLRVAERANLPVFRTPLITMNFINVATLSIDNEFAPSTTEHGTMLDIKGIGVLIRGDSGVGKSECALALIERGHSLVADDLTRIRLLDERELIASSPDLNRGHMECRGIGIINVGEMFGIRSVRREKRIDMVVTLREFGADAVEERTGLDEGTFDILGQRLPHVELFVRPGRDIARLVEVASLVQALKKMGHDPAKEFNDRLIAYMAEQEK; this comes from the coding sequence ATGCCCACCCCGAAACGTCGCCAGACCGCCGGCATCACCGTCGAACACTTCTTCGAGGCTCATCGCGACAAGCTCCGGCTCGAACTCATCGCCGGCGCCAAAGGCATGCGCCGCATCATCCGCGAAGGCAGCGTCAACCGCCTCGCCCTCGCCCTCAGCGGCTTCTTCCGTTACTTCGCCTACAAGCGCCTCCAAGTCATGGGCGCGGCGGAGATGAACTACCTCAAGACGCTCACCGCCAGCCGCCAAGAATACATCTTCACCGAACTCGCCCGCCGTCGCATCCCCTGCCTCGTCCTCTCGCGCAACTACCAAGGCACACCCGCCATGCTCCGCGTCGCCGAGCGTGCGAACCTCCCCGTGTTCCGCACGCCGCTCATCACGATGAACTTCATCAACGTGGCGACCCTCAGCATCGACAACGAGTTCGCCCCCTCCACCACCGAGCACGGCACGATGCTCGACATCAAAGGCATCGGCGTGCTCATCCGCGGCGACAGCGGCGTCGGCAAGAGCGAGTGCGCCCTCGCCCTCATCGAGCGCGGACACAGCCTCGTCGCCGACGATCTCACCCGCATCCGCCTCCTCGACGAACGCGAACTCATCGCCTCCAGCCCCGACCTCAACCGCGGCCACATGGAGTGCCGCGGCATCGGCATCATCAACGTCGGCGAGATGTTCGGCATCCGCTCCGTCCGCCGCGAGAAACGCATCGACATGGTCGTCACCCTCCGGGAGTTCGGTGCCGACGCCGTGGAGGAGCGCACCGGCCTCGACGAAGGCACTTTCGACATCCTCGGCCAGCGTCTCCCCCACGTGGAACTCTTCGTCCGACCCGGCCGCGACATCGCTCGCCTCGTCGAGGTCGCCTCCCTCGTCCAAGCCCTCAAGAAGATGGGCCACGACCCCGCCAAGGAGTTCAACGACCGCCTCATCGCCTACA